The genomic region AATAGCTGCGCGGAAGATATCGGTGCCGCGATTGAATTGCGGCAACAGGGCCTCGTATTCCTTGCGCAGCCAGCTATAGGTCGTAAGGGTTTCCAGTTCGATGGTGCGATAGCCTTCCGGCACGCCTTCGGTCTGATTAAGCGAGAAGTCGTCAATCAACAGACCATCCAGCCGCCCAAGACGGAGCATGCGCAACATCATCCCGGCACCCCCGGGCACGGTGACGATATCGGCAAGACCGACCAGTTCCTGTTTGCCATGGTCATCGCCCAGCCAAACGCCGATTTCCTTGTTTTTAAGATCATTGAGTGATTTCACGGTGTCGTCAGCCGTGATCAAAAGGCTTTTGGGACGTCCAACAACCACCGCCCCGGAAACAAGCGGCACACCAGCCGATTGTCGAATGGTTTCGCCACTGGCAAAGACACCATCGATTTCGCCGCGTTTAAGCGAAACAGCGGTGCGTTTGTTTGGCAGCCAGACTGGCTGCACACATAACCCGGCCTCTGCCATAGCGGCACGGTACCGCTCGGCAGAGCGGACATGATCGGCCATTTCCGGCAAGGCAATCTTGAGACAGACTTCTTCGTCTGCCTTTGCCGAGGGCAACAATTCAAATGACAGGAAAAGTGCTGCCAGAAAAATGACAGCGAACATACACGATCGAACGATCGCATTGGGCTTGCGAAGCACCATAGTATCACCCCCAAAGCAACATCTTCCCGGTGATAGCGGGACATG from Thalassospira indica harbors:
- a CDS encoding ABC transporter substrate-binding protein, translated to MFAVIFLAALFLSFELLPSAKADEEVCLKIALPEMADHVRSAERYRAAMAEAGLCVQPVWLPNKRTAVSLKRGEIDGVFASGETIRQSAGVPLVSGAVVVGRPKSLLITADDTVKSLNDLKNKEIGVWLGDDHGKQELVGLADIVTVPGGAGMMLRMLRLGRLDGLLIDDFSLNQTEGVPEGYRTIELETLTTYSWLRKEYEALLPQFNRGTDIFRAAIDMTGPETKS